One genomic segment of Ricinus communis isolate WT05 ecotype wild-type chromosome 5, ASM1957865v1, whole genome shotgun sequence includes these proteins:
- the LOC8281270 gene encoding probable mitochondrial saccharopine dehydrogenase-like oxidoreductase At5g39410, which translates to MENLSEFHPPYDLIILGASGFTGKYVIKEALKFLNTSSSPLKTLALAGRNPTRLTQSLNWAAHPNPPPSIPIITADTTDPASIRHLCTQTKLILSCVGPFRLHSESVVAACADTGCDYLDICGEPEFMERMELKYHEKAMENGSLVVSACGFDSVPAEMGWMFNSRQWVAPSEPNQIEAYLSLESEKRIVGNFGTYESAVLGVANVDKLQELRQSRSKRARPVIPGPFPPKGPMIDHQKEIGLWAVKLPSADSVVVRRTLSTLTENPRGLPGVDESAEQIEKREEFWSAVKPAHFGVKLSSKTILGIFRSITVGMFIGLLGRNSIGRWLLLKFPSVFSLGWFRKKGPSEDEVRSATFKMWFVGRGFSDVNQVSQANMKPDMEIVTRVMGPEIGYLTTPIILVQCALILLSERNNLPKGGVFPPGIVFGPTDLQERLQRNGISFDFISKRALPSSSLH; encoded by the exons ATGGAAAATCTATCTGAATTTCATCCTCCTTATGATCTAATAATCTTGGGAGCGTCAGGCTTCACTGGCAAATATGTTATAAAAGAAGCACTCAAGTTCCTCAACACCTCTTCTTCCCCCTTAAAAACCCTAGCTTTAGCCGGTCGAAATCCAACCAGACTAACCCAGTCCCTCAATTGGGCTGCCCATCCGAACCCACCTCCATCAATTCCTATTATCACTGCTGACACCACCGATCCTGCTTCTATCCGTCATCTCTGCACTCAAACCAAGCTCATTCTCAGTTGTGTTGGCCCCTTTCGCCTCCATAGCGAATCTGTTGTTGCTGCCTGTGCTGATACTGG GTGCGATTACTTGGATATATGCGGGGAGCCTGAGTTTATGGAGAGGATGGAGTTGAAGTATCATGAGAAGGCAATGGAGAATGGTTCGTTAGTGGTTTCGGCATGTGGGTTTGATTCAGTTCCCGCTGAAATGGGGTGGATGTTTAATTCTAGGCAATGGGTTGCACCGTCTGAGCCGAACCAAATTGAGGCTTATTTGAGCTTGGAATCGGAGAAAAGGATTGTTGGCAACTTTGGGACGTATGAATCTGCGGTTTTAGGGGTGGCAAATGTAGATAAGTTGCAGGAATTGAGACAGTCAAGGTCTAAGAGGGCAAGGCCAGTG ATTCCTGGTCCATTTCCTCCCAAAGGACCAATGATCGATCATCAAAAGGAGATTGGCCTTTGGGCCGTAAAGCTACCTTCAGCAGATTCTGTTGTTGTTCGAAGAACTCTTTCAACATTGACTGAAAATCCCCGTGGTCTTCCTGGGGTTGATGAGAGTGCTGAACAGAttgaaaagagagaagaatTCTGGTCAGCAGTGAAGCCAGCTCATTTTGGGGTGAAGCTAAGTAGTAAAACTATATTGGGCATCTTTCGGTCCATAACAGTTGGCATGTTCATCGGACTGTTGGGTAGAAATTCTATAGGTAGGTGGCTTCTCTTAAAGTTCCCATCCGTCTTTAGTCTTGGATGGTTCAGGAAGAAGGGTCCATCTGAGGATGAGGTGAGAAGTGCTACATTTAAGATGTGGTTTGTCGGACGGGGCTTCAGTGATGTGAATCAAGTTTCTCAGGCAAACATGAAACCGGACATGGAGATAGTTACAAGAGTGATGGGACCTGAGATTGGCTATTTGACCACCCCTATAATCTTAGTTCAGTGCGCTCTTATCCTTCTCAGCGAGCGCAACAACCTACCAAAAGGAGGAGTTTTCCCCCCAGGTATTGTATTTGGCCCTACAGATCTTCAGGAACGACTCCAACGGAATGGAATATCTTTTGACTTTATTTCTAAAAGAGCCCTCCCTTCTTCATCTTTGCACTAG